TGGATGCCCCGGATCTACACCTGCTGCTCGCACCTGTAATCAATAAACGTGAGGAATTCATGGGGGGCCGCAAGGCAAAGATCATCTCGAAACTATGCACGGACTGTGGTCGTTGCCGCGAAGTCTGCCGTTTTGAGGCCATCAACGAAGACTTTCGGGTAGACCCGACCGCCTGCGAAGGCTGTGGGGTCTGTGTTCAATATTGTTCCTTCGGGGCCATTGACTTCCCCATAGCGGTTTGCGGCGAATGGTATAGCTCAGAAACACGCTTCGGGCCCATGGTCCACGCCCGGTTAGAGCCAGGCCAGGAGAACTCAGGGATGCTGGTGGCCCTCATACGAGGCAAAGCACAGGAACTGGCCGAAGAAAGACGACTGCCTTTGATCCTGGTGGATGGCCCTCCGGGCATCGGTTGTCCGGTGATTTCTTCCTTGACCGGTGCTGATGGAGTCTTAATCGTAACTGAACCGACCCTCTCGGGGCTCCATGATCTGAACCGGGTGCTTGATTTAGCCGGTCACTTCAAAATTCCAGGGATGGTCCTGATCAATAAATATGACCTGAACAAGGAGATGGCCGGTCAGATTGAAACCTATTGCCGGGAGAAAGGACTGGGACTGGCCGGAAGCCTTCCCTATGATCCGGCGGTAACCGAGGCCATGATCCAGGGAAAAACCATTCCGGAATGCAGCCGAAATGGCCTGGGAGTCGAAATACAAAAGATCTGGGGGGAAATCCATGAACATCTGCTTGATTGATCTGGCCGCCGAGGCTAAAGTTTTTAATTATTAAAGTTGTTTGACCCAATCTGCAACAACGTGTATAATTCCCACCGTGCCTGATACCGGGTAACGATTCCCCACTAAAAAGGAACCGGAGCATGGGAGAGCGGACTTGCAAAAGATGTTCAGTAACCAGAGTGAATAATTTATGTAAGGCCTATGAAAAAGCCCACCGGAATAATAATTCGGCGGGATTTCATGAATTAAGGGAAGTGGTCACACTCGTAAAAACCCGGGGATATGATGAAGCGTCGAGATTATTGAAACCGGGTATGGCCGATGAAGACCTCCGGGCCTTTTGCTGGAATGTTTCATCTTTTCTGGAGGATGATGAACTGAACCGGATTCTGAACCGGCCCTCTGCAAAATAAGGGAAAAAAGTTACAAGATGCAAGATGCAAGGATGAATAGAGGGATCGGAGATCGGGGATCAGGGATCAGGGATCAGTTAAAGAATAAAGTTGCAAGTAAAAAAAACCTTGAACCCTGTCCAGGGTTTTGACTTTCAGCTTTCAGCTCTTCCCATTAAACCCTCATGCCCGTTTTGGGCACCACGAAACATGAAAAAGGATTCAATCCCGCCAAAGGCGGGACAGGGGCCAAGGATTCAAGGGAAAGGCTTGGAATTTAAAACCCTGCGGTTCCCCGGAGGGGAACCTTTTCTATAGCTCGACGAATCGGCTCCCAAAAGGGAGCCTCTTCGGAAGCTCGGCGGAGCCGAGCGGGCCGAGCGGCTGAACCCTCGAATCCTGGAATCCTTGAACCCTATTTTCGTACTAAATTAGCCCGATGCAAGATAACGATATCCAAAAACCAACCTCTAATCGCCATTCGGAAGAACCGGTCTCCGGGTTGGAAGAAGACCTTGAGGCCAGATCCCAGATCCTTTTGGCTGGAGAAGCCACTGTAGTTCTGGATCGAAAATCCAGGATTATGGGTTCCAATGAAACAGCCCGGCGGCTCTTCGGACAGGAAATGTTGCCCGGCGAACCGTTTTTGCTTGAAAACATCCTCCAAGGTCCTTATTTAGCCGAAGCCCAGGCCGCATTGGATAATGCCCTGGGAAAAGGTGATGGCACCCAAAACCTGCCGGCCAGGGCCGAAGATGCCCAGGGTATTTCTTTTAACTGTCTCTACTCGGCCAATCCCATTTTCGGGCCAGGGAAACAAGTCATCGGCGCTTTGTTAAGCTTCCTGGATGCCGAGTATGTCGCCATTCAGCCCAGACCCTTTACCGATCCGGCCCTGTTGCCCCAAGTACCCACTCTGGGTTTTGAAAACCTTTTGGAACAATTAGCCGAAGGGATCTTTACCATTAATTCCCGCTGGCGGATCATCTCCTTTAATCAGACGGCCGAGAGGATTACGGGTTATCGCCGCGATGAAGTCTTGGGACGCTTTTGTTGGGAAATCTTCCGATCCGATCTTTGTCAATCCGATTGTCCCTTGCGCATCACCCTGGAAACAGGCCTCACCCGGTTGGACCAGGATGTACGGATGCTTGATAAACGGGGGTCCAAATTGCCCGTACTGGTTAATACCAGTGTGGTCCGGGACCGCAATGGACTGGTCGTCGGGGCGGTCGAATCCTTCCGCCCCCTGTTGGAATTACATGAAGCTTTGAATCCTTCTCCTCAAAAACATTTTCTGTCGGATATTATTGGCAAAAGCCCTTCTATGACCCGCATCTTTGAGATGCTCCCCGATCTGGCGGCAACGGATGTCAATGTCCTGATCCAGGGAGAAAGCGGAACCGGGAAAGAATTGATAGCCCGGGCCATTCATGACCAATCTCCGTACAAAGAAGGGCCTTTTATTGCCGTAAATTGTTCGGCCCTGGCTGAAACCCTTCTGGAATCGGAGTTATTCGGTCATGAAAAAGCGGCCTTTACCGGCGCAGTGAGATCCAAGGTCGGGCGCTTTGAACTGGCCAGGGGGGGGACCTTATTTCTGGATGAAATCGGCGAACTTAAGCCCGAGCTTCAAGTAAAACTTCTGCGGGTTTTAGAGCAAAGGGTCTTTGAACGGGTCGGGGGAACCCGATTGATCCCTATGCAAGCCCGTATTATAAGCGCTACCAATCGGGATCTGGCCAAGGCCCTTCGGGAAGGAATGTTTCGGGAAGACCTTTTTTACCGCCTCCGTACTGTCCCGATAACCCTCCCTCCCCTTCGTGAACGCCGGGAAGATATCCCTTTGCTGGTCGAATATTTTATAGCCCGGCTCAATAAAAAATACAAAAAAGAGATCCGCGTCCTGGACCCCAAGGTCCAGCGCCTGTTCATGACCCACCCCTGGCCGGGCAATGTGCGGGAACTCGAAAGGGTCCTGGAACATGCCTATGTATTTGTCAAGGGACCGGTAATTTTTTTAAACAACCTTCCGGCCATGGATGAATTCCTTCAGGAGCGCAAATTAGAAGGCATTCAGGAAAACAGCGGGGAGTCTGATAGCCAAG
This DNA window, taken from Deltaproteobacteria bacterium, encodes the following:
- a CDS encoding ATP-binding protein, which produces MKELCVLSGKGGTGKTSLVGALAALISNKVLVDCDVDAPDLHLLLAPVINKREEFMGGRKAKIISKLCTDCGRCREVCRFEAINEDFRVDPTACEGCGVCVQYCSFGAIDFPIAVCGEWYSSETRFGPMVHARLEPGQENSGMLVALIRGKAQELAEERRLPLILVDGPPGIGCPVISSLTGADGVLIVTEPTLSGLHDLNRVLDLAGHFKIPGMVLINKYDLNKEMAGQIETYCREKGLGLAGSLPYDPAVTEAMIQGKTIPECSRNGLGVEIQKIWGEIHEHLLD
- a CDS encoding sigma 54-interacting transcriptional regulator, which produces MQDNDIQKPTSNRHSEEPVSGLEEDLEARSQILLAGEATVVLDRKSRIMGSNETARRLFGQEMLPGEPFLLENILQGPYLAEAQAALDNALGKGDGTQNLPARAEDAQGISFNCLYSANPIFGPGKQVIGALLSFLDAEYVAIQPRPFTDPALLPQVPTLGFENLLEQLAEGIFTINSRWRIISFNQTAERITGYRRDEVLGRFCWEIFRSDLCQSDCPLRITLETGLTRLDQDVRMLDKRGSKLPVLVNTSVVRDRNGLVVGAVESFRPLLELHEALNPSPQKHFLSDIIGKSPSMTRIFEMLPDLAATDVNVLIQGESGTGKELIARAIHDQSPYKEGPFIAVNCSALAETLLESELFGHEKAAFTGAVRSKVGRFELARGGTLFLDEIGELKPELQVKLLRVLEQRVFERVGGTRLIPMQARIISATNRDLAKALREGMFREDLFYRLRTVPITLPPLRERREDIPLLVEYFIARLNKKYKKEIRVLDPKVQRLFMTHPWPGNVRELERVLEHAYVFVKGPVIFLNNLPAMDEFLQERKLEGIQENSGESDSQAIQKALTRAGGRREEAAALLGLSRTSLWRKMKQFGLK